The genomic region AACATGGTCTCTCCCCCTTTTAAAAATGGGTTAAGCCGCTTTTACAACTAGGTGACGTAACATGTTGTCATCAATCTTAATTACTCTGTCTAACTCATCAATAGTCTCTTTGTTACCTTCAAATTGAGTTACCACATAGTAACCTTCGTTTTTCTTTTCAATTGGGTAAGCTAATCTTCTTTTACCCCATTGATCTACCTCAACTACAGAACCACCCTTTTGTTCAATGATTCCATTGACTTTTTCGATGGCTCCTTTTGTAGCTTCTTCATCTAGATCTGTCACAAGAATATACATTAACTCGTACTTTGTCATTTCCTTTCACCTCCTTTGGACTAACGGCCCTATAAAAATAGAGCAGGAACTATAACATTAGCATTATACCATAAATAACGCTTCTTTCAAAGACTCTTTTATAATTCTAGCTTCTTTTTACAGTTTTTTTCAAACTTCTTTCTTGGTATCATTACACTTCTGCCACAGTGAGTGCATTTTATTCTAAAATCCATGCCCACACGAATGATTTCCCACCTATTATAGCCACATGGATGTTTCTTCTTCATTTCAACGATGTCTCCAACCTCGTACAAGTTAGACACCTCCTAAGCGCTTATGTTT from Proteinivorax hydrogeniformans harbors:
- a CDS encoding DUF951 domain-containing protein codes for the protein MSNLYEVGDIVEMKKKHPCGYNRWEIIRVGMDFRIKCTHCGRSVMIPRKKFEKNCKKKLEL
- the rpsF gene encoding 30S ribosomal protein S6, producing MTKYELMYILVTDLDEEATKGAIEKVNGIIEQKGGSVVEVDQWGKRRLAYPIEKKNEGYYVVTQFEGNKETIDELDRVIKIDDNMLRHLVVKAA